The genomic stretch TGTCCGAAACCACCACAACGAACACCCACCCAACGAATCGGGAGACGTCATGACCGTCGAAAGCCGCCTGCTGTCCGTCCTCGCCTGCCCGGTCTGCGTCCAGCCGCTCCGGCTCGACGCGGACGAGGCCGGCCTGACCTGCCAGGGACCCGGGTGCGGGCGCGGTTACCGGATCGTCGACGGCATCCCGGTGCTGATCGCCGACGAGGCGCTCGCCGCCGCTTCGGTGTCCGGCTCGCTGGACTCCTGACCCCACGCACACGACGGGGGAGGACACCTGGTGAAGACCGAGCGCATGGCGCCGCCCCGCGCGGCCGGCGCCCGCCACCCGCGCGGGCTGCTGACGCTGTGGGGCGTCGAGATGTGGGAACGGTTCAGCTACTACGGCATGCGCGCGATCCTCGTGCTGTTCCTCGCCGCGCCGGCCGACGAGGGCGGTCTCGGTCTGGCCCCGCACATCGCGGCCGCCGTCTTCGGTGTGTACGGAGCGCTGGTCAACCTCCTGGCGCTGCCCGGGGGCTGGCTCGCCGACCGGCTGTGGGGGTCGCACCGGGCGGTGGTGTGGGGCGGGGTGGCCATCACCGCGGGCCATGTGCTCCTCGCGGTGCCCGGGGGCGTCGCCTTCACCTACACCGGGCTGCTGTCGGTCGCCGCGGGCACCGGCTTCCTCAAGCCCGGCATCTCCACGATGGTGGGCCGCCTGTACGACTCCGAGGGCGGCGCCGACCGGCTGGACAAGGCGGACACGGCGCGGCGCGACGCCGGGTTCTCGCTGTTCTACACGGGCATCAGCATCGGCGCCTTCGCCGCCCCGCTGCTCACCGGCTACCTCGGCGAACGCGTCGACTGGCACGCCGGGTTCGGTGCGGCGGCCGTCGGCATGCTCATCGGTCTGGTGATCTGCGTACGGGGCCGGGGCCGGCTGCCCGGCACCGTCCGCGCACCGGTGCGGACCGCTGCCGCGGCGGAGCTGCGGCGGGTGTTCCTGGCCTCGGGTGCCGCGGTGCTGTTCCTGGCCGTGGTGTTCGTGCTGTGCGTCCTGTGGGGGCAGTCCGCCACGGACGCGGCGATCCAGTCCGTGACGCTGCTGATCATCGCCGTGCCGCTGGTCCACTTCGTGGTGATGTTCCGTACGGTCGGCCTGGACCCGGTGGACCGCAGCAGGCTGGGCGCCTATGTGTGGATCTTCTTGGCGGCCTCCGTGTTCTGGATGATCGCCGAGCAGGGCGGCTCGCTGATCAGCCTGTTCGCCCGGGACCACGTCGACCGTGACCTGTTCGGCTGGGAGCTGCCCACCAGTTGGTTCCAGTCACTGGGCCCGCTCTACAGCATCGTGCTGGCCACCGCGTTCGCCGCGCTGTGGGTGCGGCTGGGCAGCCGGCAGCCCAGCACGGCGGCGAAGTTCTCGCTCGGCCTGGCCGGGCTCGGGGTGGCGACGCTGGTCATGGCCGGCGCGGCGGCCGCGGCGGCCGACGGCCGG from Streptomyces albofaciens JCM 4342 encodes the following:
- a CDS encoding peptide MFS transporter — its product is MKTERMAPPRAAGARHPRGLLTLWGVEMWERFSYYGMRAILVLFLAAPADEGGLGLAPHIAAAVFGVYGALVNLLALPGGWLADRLWGSHRAVVWGGVAITAGHVLLAVPGGVAFTYTGLLSVAAGTGFLKPGISTMVGRLYDSEGGADRLDKADTARRDAGFSLFYTGISIGAFAAPLLTGYLGERVDWHAGFGAAAVGMLIGLVICVRGRGRLPGTVRAPVRTAAAAELRRVFLASGAAVLFLAVVFVLCVLWGQSATDAAIQSVTLLIIAVPLVHFVVMFRTVGLDPVDRSRLGAYVWIFLAASVFWMIAEQGGSLISLFARDHVDRDLFGWELPTSWFQSLGPLYSIVLATAFAALWVRLGSRQPSTAAKFSLGLAGLGVATLVMAGAAAAAADGRVTPLWLIVAFFVQILAEMCLSPTGLSVTTRLAPSRFAHQIMSLWFLSVAMGSALSAQVVRLTTVWSPAVYFTVLGATALLCAAGVALARKRLRRLMRGVT
- a CDS encoding Trm112 family protein translates to MTVESRLLSVLACPVCVQPLRLDADEAGLTCQGPGCGRGYRIVDGIPVLIADEALAAASVSGSLDS